A genomic window from Labrus bergylta chromosome 7, fLabBer1.1, whole genome shotgun sequence includes:
- the lsp1a gene encoding non-muscle caldesmon isoform X2, protein MSNALLRRNSSKQGLQNLMRLTAQRSIEDAEEVERERRRRARETSSWTDGGLLQGESSLENETPADENMYDDGLKPSSSPSLEEDEGFSDWTQRQEKRRQQRLQELGQGGQEVGEEEEVTTNKIVPAKASNAAHRRAQRQEQEEREKSRIEMERRKEREESEEEEEEEKRKTEEVMMRRREESQRPNAEVETRKEVKISYTSKVFLQKEPKHSNANRDATNQEVTSHMRSKTKRTTRSMEPEESEAILETEQRLEKIRQSLQQKGSQELEQLRHRQAEAEQELEELKRRRGERRRVREEEERRRQEEEQQRLAREEEERRRMKEDIERRRMEAAERMKSLSTSSVDGDEMFSPFSPKAPTHKITERTESLNRSLKKSNSFKKTQPLVLLPKIDDKMEQYAHAVENSQELRAVKASLSDLPSSPEVVASKKNLFEAGDAWNPSPSKGAPCKDTEGLKVGVANRITQWVKGPSDGGRQSPCRPTDVKAGDVMQKKNMWEGIRDSSEQPGHRAKGSATGKKYKFIVTGHGKYEKIPIEDEDREEFTNGQSDSYHGDY, encoded by the exons ACTGACGGCTCAGAGGAGCATTGAGGACGCCGAGGAGGTGGAGCGGGAGCGTCGACGAAGAGCTCGCGAGACTTCAAGCTGGACGGATGGCGGCCTGCTGCAGGGAGAGTCTTCACTGGAGAACGAGACGCCAGCAGACGAGAATAT GTACGATGATGGTCTGAAGCCGAGCAGCTCCCCGTCTCTGGAGGAAGACGAAGGCTTCAGCGACTGGACTCAGCGTCAAGAGAAACGGAGGCAGCAGCGTCTGCAGGAGCTCGGCCAGGGAGGCCAGGAGgtgggggaggaagaggaggtcacCACAAACAAAATCGTACCTGCAAAAGCCTCAAACGCAGCACACAGACGAGCGCAGAgacaggagcaggaggagagagagaagagcaggatagagatggagaggaggaaggaacgtgaggagagtgaggaggaggaagaagaggagaagaggaagacagaggaggtgatgatgagaaggagggaggaaagtCAAAGGCCAAACGCAGAG GTGGAGACAAGAAAAGAAGTTAAGATCTCCTACACATCCAAGGTTTTCCTTCAAAAAGAGCCGAAACACAGCAATGCCAACAGAGATGCGACcaaccaggaagtgacatcacacatgAGGAGCAAGACCAAACGAACCACCAG AAGCATGGAGCCGGAGGAGTCGGAGGCCATCCTGGAGACGGAGCAGCGTCTGGAGAAGATCCGGCAGAGCCTCCAGCAGAAGGGGAGCCAAGAGCTGGAGCAGCTGAGACACAGGCAGGCCGAGGCCGAGCAGGaactggaggagctgaagaggaggaggggggagagacgtcgagtcagagaggaggaggagcgacGGAGGCAGGAGGAAGAGCAGCAGCGGCTGGCCAGAGAGGAG gaggagaggaggcggaTGAAGGAGGACatcgagaggaggaggatggaggcagcggagaggatgaagagcctGAGTACGTCCAGCGTGGACGGAGACGAGATGTTCAGCCCGTTCAGTCCCAAAGCTCCCACACACAAG ataACGGAGAGAACGGAGTCGCTAAACCGCTCGCTGAAGAAAAG TAACAGCTTTAAGAAGACGCAGCCGCTCGTCCTGCTGCCAAAGATCGACGACAAGATGGAGCAGTACGCACACGCTGTGGAG AACTCCCAGGAGTTGCGGGCAGTGAAGGCGTCACTCAGCGACCTGCCCAGCTCACCCGAGGTCGTCGCCTCAAAGAAAAACCTGTTTGAGGCGGGAGACGCCTGGAACCCGAGTCCCAGCAAGGGGGCGCCCTGCAAG GACacggaggggttgaaggtgggCGTGGCCAACCGGATCACTCAGTGGGTTAAAGGTCCATCTGATGGCGGCAGACAGTCTCCGTGCAGACCGACA GATGTGAAGGCCGGAGACGTGATGCAGAAAAAGAACATGTGGGAGGGGATCAGAGACTCATCAGAGCAGCCGGGACACAGAGCCAAG GGTTCAGCCACTGGTAAAAAGTACAAGTTCATCGTCACCGGTCACGGAAAGTACGAAAAGATTCCCATCGAAGATGAGGACAGAGAAGAGTTCACCAACGGACAATCTG
- the lsp1a gene encoding non-muscle caldesmon isoform X1 encodes MSNALLRRNSSKQGLQNLMRLTAQRSIEDAEEVERERRRRARETSSWTDGGLLQGESSLENETPADENMYDDGLKPSSSPSLEEDEGFSDWTQRQEKRRQQRLQELGQGGQEVGEEEEVTTNKIVPAKASNAAHRRAQRQEQEEREKSRIEMERRKEREESEEEEEEEKRKTEEVMMRRREESQRPNAEVETRKEVKISYTSKVFLQKEPKHSNANRDATNQEVTSHMRSKTKRTTSRSMEPEESEAILETEQRLEKIRQSLQQKGSQELEQLRHRQAEAEQELEELKRRRGERRRVREEEERRRQEEEQQRLAREEEERRRMKEDIERRRMEAAERMKSLSTSSVDGDEMFSPFSPKAPTHKITERTESLNRSLKKSNSFKKTQPLVLLPKIDDKMEQYAHAVENSQELRAVKASLSDLPSSPEVVASKKNLFEAGDAWNPSPSKGAPCKDTEGLKVGVANRITQWVKGPSDGGRQSPCRPTDVKAGDVMQKKNMWEGIRDSSEQPGHRAKGSATGKKYKFIVTGHGKYEKIPIEDEDREEFTNGQSDSYHGDY; translated from the exons ACTGACGGCTCAGAGGAGCATTGAGGACGCCGAGGAGGTGGAGCGGGAGCGTCGACGAAGAGCTCGCGAGACTTCAAGCTGGACGGATGGCGGCCTGCTGCAGGGAGAGTCTTCACTGGAGAACGAGACGCCAGCAGACGAGAATAT GTACGATGATGGTCTGAAGCCGAGCAGCTCCCCGTCTCTGGAGGAAGACGAAGGCTTCAGCGACTGGACTCAGCGTCAAGAGAAACGGAGGCAGCAGCGTCTGCAGGAGCTCGGCCAGGGAGGCCAGGAGgtgggggaggaagaggaggtcacCACAAACAAAATCGTACCTGCAAAAGCCTCAAACGCAGCACACAGACGAGCGCAGAgacaggagcaggaggagagagagaagagcaggatagagatggagaggaggaaggaacgtgaggagagtgaggaggaggaagaagaggagaagaggaagacagaggaggtgatgatgagaaggagggaggaaagtCAAAGGCCAAACGCAGAG GTGGAGACAAGAAAAGAAGTTAAGATCTCCTACACATCCAAGGTTTTCCTTCAAAAAGAGCCGAAACACAGCAATGCCAACAGAGATGCGACcaaccaggaagtgacatcacacatgAGGAGCAAGACCAAACGAACCACCAG CAGAAGCATGGAGCCGGAGGAGTCGGAGGCCATCCTGGAGACGGAGCAGCGTCTGGAGAAGATCCGGCAGAGCCTCCAGCAGAAGGGGAGCCAAGAGCTGGAGCAGCTGAGACACAGGCAGGCCGAGGCCGAGCAGGaactggaggagctgaagaggaggaggggggagagacgtcgagtcagagaggaggaggagcgacGGAGGCAGGAGGAAGAGCAGCAGCGGCTGGCCAGAGAGGAG gaggagaggaggcggaTGAAGGAGGACatcgagaggaggaggatggaggcagcggagaggatgaagagcctGAGTACGTCCAGCGTGGACGGAGACGAGATGTTCAGCCCGTTCAGTCCCAAAGCTCCCACACACAAG ataACGGAGAGAACGGAGTCGCTAAACCGCTCGCTGAAGAAAAG TAACAGCTTTAAGAAGACGCAGCCGCTCGTCCTGCTGCCAAAGATCGACGACAAGATGGAGCAGTACGCACACGCTGTGGAG AACTCCCAGGAGTTGCGGGCAGTGAAGGCGTCACTCAGCGACCTGCCCAGCTCACCCGAGGTCGTCGCCTCAAAGAAAAACCTGTTTGAGGCGGGAGACGCCTGGAACCCGAGTCCCAGCAAGGGGGCGCCCTGCAAG GACacggaggggttgaaggtgggCGTGGCCAACCGGATCACTCAGTGGGTTAAAGGTCCATCTGATGGCGGCAGACAGTCTCCGTGCAGACCGACA GATGTGAAGGCCGGAGACGTGATGCAGAAAAAGAACATGTGGGAGGGGATCAGAGACTCATCAGAGCAGCCGGGACACAGAGCCAAG GGTTCAGCCACTGGTAAAAAGTACAAGTTCATCGTCACCGGTCACGGAAAGTACGAAAAGATTCCCATCGAAGATGAGGACAGAGAAGAGTTCACCAACGGACAATCTG